A genome region from Ignavibacteriota bacterium includes the following:
- a CDS encoding M1 family metallopeptidase, with protein MTKMTLTVIEMLRRSFSALAVIILVTGALNTALAQASAPTARWYYEPQFEPPEHPVDMLHMRLEVSFVPAEGLVRGTVTHRFTPLRPRVDSLFLNGPGIRVASVSYRGKPAPFTSTDEGLTVKFDPPATWGRTDSITIRYDANPRRGLYFIGWNDLSGTSKKQIWSQGQGIDNRHWFPCYDEQNDKLTTETIVTFDAKYKVLSNGVLVSETRNPDGTVRWHYRMNHPHATYLVMLGIGDYGIERRRSASGVPLSLYYYPEYRDRVEPTYRYSAEAVDFLERETGVPYPWESYSQIPVQDYLYGAMENTTATVFGDFFLVDARGYLDRNYVYVNLHELTHQWFGDYITGRVGRNAWLHESFASFYPKLFVRATAGEDAYQWARRKEQETAIAASARNRFPILHSGAGSERVYQKGSAVIDMMRYTFGEEPVRTVITGYLKKHAYGSVETNDLYQSFQDVLGLSPAWFFEQWIYRGANRSMRSVSKRTRSAGSGVRSSPSGRPINGMSSWACSGCRLSSRSIMRTGPWTPPV; from the coding sequence ATGACGAAGATGACTCTGACGGTGATCGAGATGCTGCGAAGATCATTCTCCGCTCTTGCAGTGATCATCCTGGTGACGGGGGCATTGAACACCGCGTTGGCCCAGGCTTCCGCGCCGACCGCGCGCTGGTACTACGAACCGCAATTCGAGCCGCCGGAACATCCGGTGGATATGCTCCATATGCGCCTGGAGGTTTCGTTCGTACCGGCAGAGGGCCTCGTCCGGGGCACGGTCACGCATCGGTTCACGCCTTTGCGCCCGCGCGTGGACTCGCTCTTCCTCAACGGCCCGGGGATCAGGGTCGCATCCGTTTCCTACCGCGGCAAACCAGCGCCGTTCACGTCAACGGACGAAGGACTGACGGTGAAGTTCGACCCGCCCGCCACATGGGGTCGCACGGACAGTATCACCATCCGCTACGACGCAAACCCGCGCCGGGGGCTGTATTTCATCGGGTGGAACGACCTGTCCGGGACAAGCAAGAAGCAGATCTGGTCGCAAGGCCAGGGCATCGACAACCGTCACTGGTTCCCGTGCTACGATGAGCAGAACGACAAGCTCACCACCGAAACCATTGTGACGTTCGATGCGAAGTACAAGGTCCTTTCCAATGGTGTCCTGGTCTCCGAGACGCGCAACCCCGACGGCACGGTCCGGTGGCACTACCGCATGAACCACCCGCACGCAACATACCTTGTCATGCTCGGGATCGGTGACTATGGCATCGAGCGCCGCCGCAGCGCGAGCGGGGTCCCTCTGTCGCTGTACTACTATCCGGAATATCGCGATCGCGTCGAACCGACATACCGGTATTCGGCGGAGGCGGTGGACTTTCTCGAGCGCGAGACCGGGGTCCCCTATCCCTGGGAATCCTATTCGCAGATCCCCGTGCAGGATTACCTGTATGGGGCCATGGAGAACACGACGGCCACCGTGTTCGGGGACTTCTTCCTCGTGGATGCCCGGGGATATCTTGACCGGAACTACGTCTATGTGAACCTGCATGAACTCACGCATCAGTGGTTCGGTGACTACATCACCGGACGGGTAGGCCGCAATGCATGGTTGCATGAGAGTTTCGCCAGCTTCTATCCCAAGCTCTTTGTGCGCGCCACGGCGGGCGAGGACGCCTACCAGTGGGCACGACGGAAAGAACAGGAGACGGCGATCGCTGCCTCGGCACGGAACCGCTTTCCGATCCTTCACTCGGGCGCCGGTTCGGAACGGGTCTATCAGAAGGGCTCTGCCGTCATCGACATGATGCGGTATACCTTCGGCGAGGAACCGGTCCGCACAGTGATCACCGGCTATCTGAAGAAGCATGCATATGGTTCCGTGGAGACCAACGACCTGTATCAGTCCTTCCAGGATGTCCTCGGTCTCTCTCCCGCGTGGTTCTTCGAGCAGTGGATCTACCGGGGGGCGAACCGCAGTATGCGCTCAGTGTCGAAGAGAACACGCTCGGCGGGCTCCGGCGTACGGTCTTCACCGTCAGGCAGACCCATCAACGGGATGAGCTCGTGGGCCTGTTCCGGATGCCGGTTGTCTTCGCGGTCCATTATGCGGACGGGACCCTGGACACCGCCCGTGTGA